Proteins found in one Actinokineospora alba genomic segment:
- a CDS encoding sigma-70 family RNA polymerase sigma factor, which yields MTVGDVALAERFTEHRTHLLGVAYRLTSTLTDAEDAVQEAWLRLSGLDGQAREEIRDLRGWLTTVVGRICLDRLRSATARRERYVGPWLPEPVITPFGTPTSEDPLDAVVRDDGVRMAALVVLDKLTPEQRVAFVLHDAFGVPFGEIAATLGCTDATARQHASRGRRAAADADPPPRAAMAEQGALIQDFLAALASGDLGRIVGLLHPEAVLIGDSDGKARTARQHVVGPDKISRFLLGLIQMYGLDSMGAGQLVLVNGDIGMALPDVPSDGTHRELSRRVTTFAVRDGKIATIYDIVNPDKLTHYTS from the coding sequence GTGACCGTAGGCGACGTCGCGCTGGCCGAGCGCTTCACCGAGCACCGCACCCACCTGCTCGGCGTGGCATACCGCCTGACCAGCACCCTGACCGACGCCGAGGACGCCGTCCAGGAGGCGTGGCTGCGACTGTCCGGTTTGGACGGACAGGCCCGCGAGGAGATCCGCGACCTGCGCGGCTGGCTCACCACCGTCGTCGGCCGCATCTGCCTGGACCGCCTGCGCTCGGCCACGGCCCGCCGGGAGCGGTACGTCGGCCCCTGGCTGCCCGAGCCGGTGATCACCCCGTTCGGCACCCCGACCAGCGAGGACCCTTTGGACGCGGTGGTCCGCGACGACGGCGTCCGCATGGCGGCGCTGGTCGTCCTGGACAAGCTGACGCCGGAACAGCGCGTGGCGTTCGTCCTCCACGACGCGTTCGGTGTCCCGTTCGGCGAGATCGCGGCCACCCTGGGCTGCACGGACGCCACCGCCCGCCAACACGCCTCCCGCGGCCGCCGAGCCGCGGCTGACGCCGACCCACCACCGCGCGCCGCCATGGCCGAACAGGGCGCCCTGATCCAGGACTTCCTGGCCGCCCTCGCCTCCGGCGACCTTGGTCGGATAGTCGGCCTCCTGCACCCGGAAGCCGTCCTCATCGGCGACAGCGACGGCAAGGCCCGCACCGCCCGCCAGCACGTCGTCGGACCCGACAAGATCAGCCGCTTCCTGCTGGGCCTTATCCAGATGTACGGCCTGGACAGCATGGGCGCGGGCCAACTGGTCCTCGTCAACGGCGACATCGGCATGGCCCTACCGGACGTCCCCAGCGACGGCACCCACCGAGAACTGTCCCGACGGGTGACCACCTTCGCCGTCCGCGACGGCAAGATCGCCACGATCTACGACATCGTGAACCCGGACAAGCTCACCCACTACACGAGTTGA
- the dnaG gene encoding DNA primase gives MAGRIRESDIAQVRERSRIDEIVGEYVALRSAGGGALKGLCPFHDEKTPSFNVRPTHGTFHCFGCGEGGDVIAFVMKIDHLSFVESVERLAERVGLQLTYEGGGTSVQRDRSTRSRLVDAHRAAAEFYAEQLRGPDAIVAREFLAERGFDQAAAATFGCGYAPAGWDKLTKHLLGRGFEVQELIKAGLAKEGRQGPIDRFHRRLLWPIKDIGGDVVGFGARRLFDDDQIQAKYLNTSESPIYKKSQVLFGLDMAKREIAKRHQVVVVEGYTDVMAMHAAGVLTAVASCGTAFGSEHILVLRRLLMDDDAFRGEVIFTFDGDEAGQKAALKAFDDDQQFSAQTFIAVAPDGMDPCELRQAKGEVAVRDLVARRQPLFAFAIRAELASHDLDTAEGRVEALRRTVPMVARIKDHSLRDEYARQLAGWVGYEDVATVVRRVRENAGGPTPVRRGRPVDPNQGALAVDVEGPPKPDPRDPRLNAQREVLKLALQEPALAGPMYDSLPMEVFTGPAYAALHRAILDAGGTACGLAGIELLEAVTKNCTAQSVKALVSELAVEPMPLPNKNAAAERYASAILAALQRELVARQIADIKSRLQRVSPIEQPDEARALWGDLVAMEEWYKALGKQAAGGMA, from the coding sequence GTGGCTGGGCGAATCCGGGAAAGTGACATAGCGCAGGTACGCGAGCGCAGCCGGATCGACGAGATCGTCGGCGAGTACGTGGCTCTCCGCAGCGCGGGTGGCGGCGCGCTCAAGGGGCTGTGCCCGTTCCACGACGAGAAGACGCCGTCGTTCAACGTGCGGCCGACGCATGGGACGTTCCACTGCTTCGGCTGCGGCGAGGGCGGCGACGTGATCGCCTTCGTGATGAAGATCGACCACCTCTCGTTCGTCGAGTCCGTCGAGCGGCTGGCCGAACGGGTCGGGCTGCAGCTCACCTACGAAGGCGGCGGGACCAGCGTCCAGCGCGACCGCAGCACCCGCTCGCGGCTCGTCGACGCGCACCGCGCCGCCGCCGAGTTCTACGCCGAGCAGTTGCGCGGCCCCGACGCGATCGTCGCCCGCGAGTTCCTCGCCGAGCGCGGGTTCGACCAGGCCGCCGCGGCCACCTTCGGCTGTGGATACGCCCCCGCGGGCTGGGACAAGCTGACCAAGCACCTCCTCGGCCGCGGCTTCGAGGTGCAGGAACTGATCAAGGCCGGTCTCGCCAAGGAGGGCAGGCAGGGCCCGATCGACCGGTTCCACCGCAGGCTCCTCTGGCCGATCAAGGACATCGGCGGCGACGTCGTCGGCTTCGGCGCGCGCAGGCTCTTCGACGACGACCAGATCCAGGCGAAGTACCTCAACACCAGTGAGAGCCCGATCTACAAGAAGTCCCAGGTGCTCTTCGGCCTCGACATGGCCAAGCGGGAGATCGCCAAGCGGCACCAAGTCGTCGTCGTCGAGGGCTACACCGACGTCATGGCCATGCACGCCGCCGGTGTGCTGACCGCGGTCGCGTCCTGCGGCACGGCGTTCGGCTCCGAGCACATCCTCGTCCTGCGTCGCCTGCTGATGGACGACGACGCCTTCCGCGGTGAGGTGATCTTCACCTTCGACGGCGACGAGGCCGGTCAGAAGGCCGCGTTGAAGGCGTTCGACGACGACCAGCAGTTCTCCGCGCAGACCTTCATCGCCGTCGCCCCCGACGGCATGGACCCCTGCGAGCTGCGGCAGGCCAAGGGCGAGGTGGCCGTGCGCGACCTCGTCGCCCGCAGGCAGCCGCTGTTCGCCTTCGCGATCCGCGCCGAACTCGCCTCCCACGACCTCGACACCGCCGAGGGCCGGGTCGAGGCACTGCGCCGCACGGTCCCGATGGTGGCTCGGATCAAGGACCACTCCCTACGTGACGAGTACGCGCGCCAGCTCGCGGGCTGGGTCGGCTACGAGGACGTGGCCACCGTCGTGCGCCGGGTCCGGGAGAACGCGGGCGGCCCCACACCGGTGCGCCGCGGCAGGCCCGTGGACCCGAACCAGGGCGCGCTGGCCGTGGACGTCGAGGGACCGCCCAAGCCCGACCCGCGCGACCCGCGGCTCAACGCCCAGCGCGAGGTGCTCAAGCTGGCGCTGCAGGAACCGGCGCTCGCGGGCCCGATGTACGACTCGCTGCCGATGGAGGTCTTCACCGGCCCCGCGTACGCCGCGCTGCACCGCGCCATCCTGGACGCGGGCGGCACCGCGTGCGGGCTCGCCGGGATCGAGTTGCTGGAAGCGGTGACCAAGAACTGCACGGCGCAGTCGGTGAAGGCGCTTGTCAGCGAGCTGGCCGTCGAGCCGATGCCGCTGCCGAACAAGAACGCCGCCGCCGAGCGCTACGCCTCGGCCATCCTCGCCGCCTTGCAGCGTGAGCTTGTCGCCCGCCAGATCGCCGACATCAAGTCGCGGCTGCAGCGGGTCTCGCCGATCGAGCAGCCGGACGAAGCCCGCGCGCTCTGGGGTGACCTGGTAGCGATGGAAGAGTGGTACAAGGCGTTGGGCAAGCAGGCCGCCGGAGGCATGGCATGA
- a CDS encoding trans-aconitate 2-methyltransferase — MWDPEKYLAFGDNRGRPFFDLVARVGAESPRAVVDLGCGPGNLTETLALRWPRAELTGFDSSPEMVEAARARGVAAHVRGIESWQPADDTDVVISNAALQWVPGHVELLREWVRRLPSGAWIAVQVPGNFAAPSHRIIRELAREPHWRERLESIVLREDGTVLDPAGYAEVMADAGCDVDAWETTYQHRLSGRNPALEWVTGTALRPIRAALSDGEWADFRSAIAPRMLEAYPPRSDGTTWFSFRRIFFVARTP; from the coding sequence ATGTGGGACCCCGAGAAGTACCTGGCTTTCGGCGACAACCGCGGACGTCCGTTCTTCGATCTGGTCGCCCGGGTCGGCGCTGAGTCGCCCAGGGCGGTGGTCGACCTCGGGTGCGGCCCGGGAAATCTCACCGAGACCCTCGCGCTGCGCTGGCCGCGAGCCGAGCTGACCGGGTTCGACTCCTCGCCGGAGATGGTCGAGGCCGCCCGCGCTCGCGGGGTGGCCGCGCACGTGCGCGGCATCGAGAGCTGGCAGCCCGCCGACGACACCGATGTCGTGATCAGCAACGCCGCCCTGCAGTGGGTCCCCGGCCATGTCGAGCTGCTCCGCGAGTGGGTCCGGCGGCTCCCGTCCGGCGCGTGGATCGCCGTCCAGGTGCCGGGCAACTTCGCCGCCCCGTCGCACCGGATCATCCGCGAACTGGCCCGTGAACCGCACTGGCGGGAGCGCCTTGAGTCGATCGTCCTGCGCGAGGACGGCACCGTGCTCGACCCCGCCGGGTACGCCGAGGTCATGGCGGACGCGGGCTGCGACGTCGACGCCTGGGAGACCACGTACCAGCATCGCCTCAGCGGCCGCAATCCCGCGCTGGAGTGGGTCACCGGGACCGCGCTGCGACCGATCCGCGCGGCGCTGTCGGACGGCGAGTGGGCGGATTTCCGCTCGGCCATCGCCCCGCGCATGCTGGAGGCGTATCCGCCGCGTTCGGACGGCACGACGTGGTTCTCGTTCCGTAGGATCTTCTTCGTGGCGAGGACTCCGTGA
- a CDS encoding MOSC domain-containing protein: MSGALKVELVARYPVKALRGESIEVIELDERGVVGDRRWALRAENGKFGSGKSTRRFTYLPRLLEMSSRVLWGIHTVVELPDGREYATVDPKVHGAVSEVVGAPVTVAEEAEISHLDDSPVHLLTGASLRWMADQVGDAEVDWRRFRPNILVDCAGDNRVEDDWIGRRLEIGTAEVEITGLAVRCAVIGHALDREPDRPDLLAALTDHDLTIGAYAKVIRPGVVGTGDPLRFR, translated from the coding sequence GTGAGCGGCGCGTTGAAGGTCGAGTTGGTCGCCCGCTACCCGGTCAAGGCGCTGCGCGGGGAGTCGATCGAGGTGATCGAACTCGACGAGCGCGGAGTCGTCGGCGACCGCCGATGGGCGCTGCGCGCCGAGAACGGCAAGTTCGGGTCGGGCAAGAGCACTCGGCGGTTCACCTACCTGCCGCGTCTGCTGGAGATGTCCTCACGGGTGCTCTGGGGCATCCACACGGTCGTCGAACTGCCCGACGGCCGCGAGTACGCCACGGTCGACCCGAAGGTGCACGGGGCCGTCTCGGAGGTCGTCGGCGCACCGGTGACGGTGGCCGAGGAGGCCGAGATCTCCCACCTCGACGACTCGCCCGTGCACCTGCTGACGGGCGCTTCGCTGCGCTGGATGGCCGACCAGGTCGGCGACGCCGAGGTGGACTGGCGGCGGTTCCGGCCCAACATCCTCGTCGACTGCGCGGGCGACAACCGGGTCGAGGACGACTGGATCGGCCGCAGGCTGGAGATCGGCACCGCCGAGGTCGAGATCACCGGCCTCGCCGTCCGCTGCGCCGTCATCGGCCACGCGCTCGACCGGGAACCGGACCGCCCGGACCTCCTCGCCGCGCTGACAGACCACGACCTGACGATCGGCGCCTACGCGAAGGTCATCCGACCGGGCGTCGTCGGAACCGGCGACCCGCTGCGCTTCCGCTAG
- a CDS encoding pentapeptide repeat-containing protein, with protein MKSTSASRELVSILLILLAGLALWRATAIAGWIDWPAFLGWIWRHGLLIALINAALIAVVLACRLLGIGRPGKTPPRLTWWMVAIAAAIVAGVTWGSTSWLLSEAIRATDPAAARVDAIKTGLSIGAATAGIFALLLAVRRQWHQEAAAADLSHDAGEKRITEQYTKAVEQLGSDKAHVRLGGLYALERVAQNNPAQRQTIVNVLCAYLRMPYTLPGEPLDDCADNDVISLYNERIQEREVRLAAQRLLKQHLTPQPEDMFWEEIDLDLTGAALINFQLVGAHVRTAMFTGASFHEGAYFIKTTFTFGPGFSGARFHSSANFVDCTFNRGGSFGDAQFSGMTLFRQSIFMGPALFIGATFADEAHFAGVKFTEGVQLDAAQFSGRANFSNATFSGECGFVGTIFDGPANFVGTTFNGDDPWLHSATFTLGTPREVLKVIQLHEKAATNEAATEGR; from the coding sequence ATGAAATCTACCTCCGCGAGTCGCGAACTTGTGAGCATCCTCCTGATCCTGCTCGCGGGCCTCGCTCTGTGGAGGGCAACTGCCATCGCTGGCTGGATCGACTGGCCAGCCTTCCTCGGCTGGATTTGGCGCCATGGATTGCTGATTGCACTCATCAATGCAGCCCTAATCGCGGTGGTTCTCGCCTGCCGCTTACTCGGCATCGGCCGACCCGGAAAGACTCCTCCCCGCCTGACCTGGTGGATGGTTGCAATCGCAGCTGCTATTGTCGCCGGGGTAACTTGGGGATCAACATCTTGGCTCCTTAGCGAAGCCATCAGAGCGACCGACCCCGCAGCCGCCCGTGTTGATGCCATCAAAACTGGACTGAGCATCGGCGCGGCCACTGCTGGCATATTCGCCCTCTTGCTAGCTGTCCGTAGGCAATGGCATCAGGAAGCGGCGGCAGCAGACTTATCCCACGACGCGGGAGAGAAACGCATCACCGAGCAATACACGAAGGCCGTCGAACAATTGGGCTCAGACAAGGCCCATGTACGACTGGGCGGGCTTTACGCCCTCGAGAGAGTGGCTCAAAATAATCCTGCTCAACGTCAAACGATCGTCAACGTATTGTGCGCGTACCTACGGATGCCTTATACGCTTCCAGGCGAGCCGCTCGACGACTGCGCGGATAACGATGTCATTTCCCTCTACAACGAGCGGATACAGGAACGCGAGGTTCGTCTTGCGGCGCAACGCCTACTCAAGCAGCACCTAACACCTCAGCCCGAAGACATGTTTTGGGAGGAAATCGACCTCGACCTTACTGGGGCAGCGCTAATCAACTTCCAGTTGGTAGGCGCCCATGTCCGGACAGCCATGTTCACCGGCGCATCCTTCCACGAGGGTGCATACTTCATAAAGACGACATTCACGTTCGGCCCAGGATTTAGCGGAGCAAGGTTTCACAGCTCCGCAAATTTCGTTGACTGCACGTTCAACCGGGGCGGATCTTTTGGGGATGCGCAATTTTCCGGAATGACGCTCTTTCGACAATCGATATTCATGGGTCCAGCATTGTTTATCGGCGCGACTTTCGCTGACGAGGCACATTTTGCGGGCGTAAAATTTACTGAGGGCGTTCAACTCGATGCGGCACAATTTTCCGGTCGAGCTAATTTCTCAAATGCCACTTTTTCGGGCGAGTGTGGTTTTGTTGGAACCATCTTCGACGGACCCGCCAACTTTGTCGGGACAACATTCAATGGGGACGATCCCTGGCTCCATAGCGCAACCTTCACACTCGGCACACCGCGCGAAGTTCTGAAAGTCATCCAGCTACACGAGAAGGCGGCAACAAACGAGGCTGCGACAGAGGGCCGCTAG
- a CDS encoding helix-turn-helix domain-containing protein, with protein sequence MTTHGEMAAILGVDRTLVSKYVSGSRRCQDVTQLRRFAVAMDVPPSTFGLVDEPDEADADDGARSDENERWKATRQTLNRNRHALSKVAADQDARNDPGRVGV encoded by the coding sequence GTGACCACGCATGGCGAGATGGCCGCCATCCTTGGCGTTGACCGCACGCTGGTGTCGAAGTACGTCAGTGGTTCCCGCAGGTGCCAGGACGTCACGCAGCTGCGCAGGTTCGCCGTGGCGATGGACGTTCCTCCCTCCACCTTCGGCCTGGTCGACGAGCCCGACGAGGCTGACGCCGACGACGGCGCCAGGAGCGACGAGAACGAGCGCTGGAAGGCGACGCGGCAGACGCTCAACCGCAACCGCCACGCTCTGTCGAAGGTGGCTGCAGACCAGGACGCGCGGAACGATCCTGGTCGGGTCGGGGTCTAG
- a CDS encoding Pycsar system effector family protein has product MALTGRPLPVVAAVTLWLSAAPISVSVLLLLAAIRPRLTDNPATGSWLDAAHRGPASLLATYRADTETGLAAAHDLCGLAVIARAKYRRIQTAVTALVIGLGVLTVALVLSVITAEP; this is encoded by the coding sequence ATCGCCCTCACTGGTCGCCCGCTACCGGTCGTCGCGGCGGTCACGCTGTGGCTCTCGGCCGCGCCGATCTCGGTCAGCGTCCTGCTGCTGCTCGCCGCGATCCGACCCCGCCTGACCGACAACCCCGCCACCGGATCCTGGCTCGACGCCGCCCACCGCGGCCCCGCGTCACTACTGGCCACCTACCGCGCCGACACCGAGACCGGGCTGGCCGCCGCGCACGACCTATGCGGCCTGGCCGTCATCGCCCGCGCCAAATACCGGCGCATCCAAACCGCTGTGACCGCACTCGTCATCGGCCTCGGTGTGCTCACTGTCGCGCTCGTCCTGTCTGTGATCACCGCTGAACCATGA
- a CDS encoding trypco2 family protein, with product MGGNGVDESTGVDLASAIEAVRAGLVEAQRAGQGKPLSFAVGKVEIEFGGEVKTVVGGGGGVKFWVVSVDGKGERSSAATHKVRVELTPQDAEGRSWRVAGNTNAPPAR from the coding sequence GTGGGTGGCAACGGGGTTGATGAGTCGACGGGTGTCGATTTGGCGAGCGCGATCGAGGCCGTGCGCGCTGGGTTGGTTGAGGCGCAGCGAGCTGGTCAAGGCAAGCCGTTGTCATTTGCGGTGGGCAAGGTGGAGATCGAGTTCGGTGGCGAGGTCAAGACGGTCGTCGGTGGTGGCGGCGGGGTGAAGTTCTGGGTAGTGAGCGTGGACGGAAAGGGCGAGCGGTCGTCAGCCGCGACGCACAAGGTCCGGGTGGAGTTGACGCCGCAGGACGCCGAGGGGCGCTCGTGGCGGGTCGCGGGCAACACGAACGCTCCCCCAGCCAGGTAG
- a CDS encoding tetratricopeptide repeat protein codes for MRGEVEVWAERPSESGWSCGSGYVVGGRLVLTAAHVVCIGGRPMPTVRVRIEGDPELRDAEVAWSRYDDVVDVALLLVTDPAWPMTRRRRARLGRFVTREPGQRCVATGFPNVVATPEMRDTEQASGTVNPGSLVKAGWLSVAVDSPPARVVSSASPWQGMSGAALTSRGLLVGVVIVDPAGFAHDRLVAVPVATFGADEGFARLWVEHVGGDPVLEPVEFVDLTTRSARVDSPAALLRADVAPMPFRDRPEVDVVLDWCDTDAHLASLLVHGPGGQGKTRLARKVSALLAARGWATVALAENAPADRLASVASATCPVLVVVDYAENRRIQLSQLAEALQDTAVRTRVLLLARSAGAWREELTVGSIHAGFLATGPDRLLAPVDPDPPGRREAWQEAVIALAAELATVEGYTDQPWDTLAAGLDAPPLTEERYRTVLGVHIDALAALLQAADPQPSPVDPMDVLLEHERRYWTKAAEAVGLTGLSETTQRRAVAAAALFGAADEGEATTVLGAVKGLRDLTEDQQITVANWLNRLYEADKGYWSRPQPDRVTERLVSKVLSANDSPALVLDVLDTATQNQVTHALALLGQASVHAHHLDEVITLAVTAGRLKASRAAIAVAARAERPTPIITGLDRASAAADIDELTAIAASLPDRSLILADVAVTIAERIVDSLRVNTTDRPALAAALNNLAIRLADVGRWGEALELAQEAVDIRRELVAASPIAYLPALAMSLNTLAVRLATMGRRGEALATGKEAADLYRELVAVAPDAYRPHLAGALNNLANRLAEVGRRGEALAPAQEAVNLYRELAEASPDAYRPDLAMSLNNLAASLAEVGRRDEALALAQEAVDIRRESAAASPDAYRPDLATSLNNLSNALGEVGRRGEALAPVQEAVNLYRELAEASPDAYRPDLATSLNNLSNTLAEVGRRGEALAPVQEAVNLYRELAEASPDAFRPDLAMSLNNLAIRLAAVGQWDEALAPVQEAVDIRRELAAVAPDAYRPALAMSLNNLSISLGDVGRRGEALATAQEAAELDRELAEASPDVYRPALAVSLNNLANRLAEVGQWDEALATAQETVDIRRELAAVAPDAYRPALAGSLNNLANRLAEVGRRGEALAPAQEAVDLYRELVAVAPDAYRPDLALSLNNLAASLAEVGRRDEALALAQEAADVYRELAEVEPALFESTRIDAERFVAGLQSIH; via the coding sequence ATGCGCGGCGAGGTCGAGGTCTGGGCCGAGCGGCCAAGTGAGTCGGGCTGGTCGTGCGGCTCCGGTTACGTCGTGGGTGGTCGGCTGGTGTTGACCGCGGCACACGTGGTGTGTATCGGTGGTCGGCCGATGCCGACCGTGCGGGTGCGGATCGAGGGCGACCCGGAGCTGCGTGACGCCGAGGTTGCTTGGAGCCGGTACGACGATGTGGTGGACGTGGCGCTATTGCTGGTCACCGATCCAGCGTGGCCGATGACGCGCCGCCGACGGGCGCGGTTGGGCCGGTTCGTAACGCGGGAACCGGGGCAGCGCTGCGTGGCGACCGGGTTTCCCAACGTCGTCGCGACACCGGAGATGCGCGATACCGAGCAGGCGTCAGGAACGGTCAATCCGGGGTCGTTGGTGAAGGCCGGGTGGTTGTCGGTCGCGGTGGACTCCCCGCCAGCCCGTGTGGTGTCGAGCGCCTCGCCGTGGCAGGGCATGTCCGGCGCGGCGCTGACGAGCCGAGGACTTCTGGTCGGCGTCGTGATCGTGGACCCCGCCGGATTCGCCCATGATCGTCTTGTCGCGGTGCCGGTGGCCACGTTCGGCGCGGACGAGGGGTTCGCCCGGTTGTGGGTCGAGCACGTTGGCGGCGACCCGGTGCTGGAACCGGTCGAATTCGTTGACCTGACGACGCGGTCGGCACGGGTGGATTCGCCTGCGGCGCTGCTGCGCGCAGACGTCGCGCCGATGCCCTTTCGGGATCGGCCGGAGGTCGATGTTGTCTTGGATTGGTGCGATACGGATGCGCACCTGGCATCGTTGCTGGTTCACGGGCCGGGTGGTCAGGGCAAGACGCGCCTGGCGCGGAAAGTGTCGGCGCTGCTTGCGGCCCGCGGGTGGGCCACCGTAGCGCTCGCCGAGAACGCGCCGGCCGACAGATTGGCGAGTGTGGCGAGCGCGACGTGCCCGGTGTTGGTGGTGGTGGACTACGCCGAGAACCGGCGCATCCAACTCTCTCAACTGGCCGAGGCCCTGCAGGACACCGCGGTGCGGACGCGGGTGCTATTGCTGGCGAGATCCGCAGGTGCCTGGCGCGAGGAGTTGACCGTCGGCTCGATCCACGCTGGTTTCCTCGCCACCGGACCTGACCGTCTGCTCGCGCCCGTCGACCCCGACCCGCCAGGCCGCCGCGAGGCTTGGCAGGAGGCTGTGATCGCGCTCGCTGCGGAGTTGGCAACGGTCGAGGGCTACACCGACCAGCCGTGGGACACGCTCGCTGCCGGGCTAGACGCACCGCCGCTGACCGAGGAGCGGTACCGGACCGTCCTCGGAGTGCACATCGACGCCCTCGCTGCGTTGCTGCAGGCCGCCGACCCGCAGCCCAGTCCGGTCGATCCGATGGACGTGCTGCTGGAACACGAACGCCGGTACTGGACCAAAGCCGCGGAAGCGGTTGGGTTGACTGGCCTTAGCGAGACGACGCAGCGGCGCGCAGTGGCTGCTGCGGCGTTGTTCGGTGCCGCCGACGAGGGCGAAGCGACCACGGTCCTTGGTGCAGTGAAAGGACTCCGTGATCTCACCGAAGACCAACAGATCACAGTTGCCAATTGGCTCAACCGCCTTTACGAGGCAGACAAGGGCTATTGGTCGCGGCCTCAGCCTGACCGTGTCACAGAACGACTGGTTAGTAAGGTCCTGTCCGCGAACGACTCTCCAGCGCTGGTGCTCGACGTCCTTGACACGGCGACACAGAATCAGGTCACCCACGCGCTGGCCCTGCTTGGTCAGGCCAGCGTCCACGCACACCACCTCGATGAGGTGATCACGTTAGCTGTCACTGCGGGGCGGCTCAAGGCTAGCCGCGCCGCGATCGCGGTCGCCGCCCGAGCCGAACGACCAACCCCCATCATCACCGGACTTGACCGCGCATCGGCCGCCGCAGACATCGACGAACTCACAGCGATTGCTGCGTCGCTTCCGGACCGAAGTCTGATCTTGGCCGATGTCGCCGTGACTATCGCCGAGCGCATTGTCGACTCCCTGCGAGTCAACACAACCGACAGGCCAGCCTTGGCGGCGGCGTTGAACAACCTCGCGATCAGGTTGGCGGACGTGGGGCGGTGGGGTGAGGCATTGGAGTTGGCTCAGGAGGCGGTGGACATTCGTCGTGAGTTGGTGGCAGCGTCGCCGATCGCCTACCTGCCAGCCCTTGCCATGTCGTTGAATACCTTGGCGGTCAGGTTGGCCACAATGGGGCGCCGGGGTGAGGCGTTGGCGACGGGCAAGGAGGCGGCTGACCTGTATCGGGAGTTGGTTGCCGTGGCGCCGGATGCCTACCGTCCACACCTGGCGGGGGCGTTGAACAACCTGGCGAACAGGTTGGCGGAGGTGGGTCGGCGGGGTGAGGCGTTGGCGCCGGCGCAGGAGGCGGTGAACCTGTATCGGGAACTTGCTGAAGCATCGCCGGACGCCTACCGGCCGGATCTGGCCATGTCGTTGAATAATTTGGCGGCAAGCCTTGCGGAGGTGGGGCGGCGGGATGAGGCGTTGGCGTTGGCGCAGGAGGCGGTGGACATTCGGCGGGAGTCGGCGGCGGCGTCGCCGGATGCCTACCGGCCGGATCTGGCCACGTCGTTGAACAACCTCTCGAATGCCTTGGGAGAGGTGGGTCGGCGGGGTGAGGCGTTGGCGCCCGTGCAGGAGGCGGTGAACCTGTATCGGGAACTTGCTGAAGCATCGCCGGACGCCTACCGGCCGGACCTTGCCACGTCGTTGAACAACCTCTCGAATACCTTGGCAGAGGTGGGTCGGCGGGGTGAGGCGTTGGCGCCCGTGCAGGAGGCGGTGAACCTGTATCGGGAACTTGCTGAAGCATCGCCGGACGCCTTCCGGCCGGACCTTGCCATGTCGTTGAACAACTTGGCGATCAGGTTGGCGGCGGTCGGGCAGTGGGATGAGGCGTTGGCGCCCGTGCAGGAGGCGGTGGACATTCGGCGTGAGTTGGCGGCGGTGGCGCCAGACGCCTACCGGCCAGCCCTGGCCATGTCGTTGAACAACCTGTCGATCAGCCTTGGGGATGTGGGTCGGCGGGGTGAGGCGCTGGCGACGGCGCAGGAGGCGGCTGAGCTGGATCGGGAGCTGGCCGAGGCGTCGCCGGATGTTTACCGGCCAGCCCTTGCCGTGTCGCTCAACAACCTGGCGAACAGGTTGGCGGAGGTGGGACAGTGGGATGAGGCGTTGGCGACAGCGCAGGAAACGGTGGACATTCGGCGTGAGTTGGCGGCGGTGGCGCCGGATGCCTACCGACCGGCCCTGGCGGGATCGTTGAACAACCTGGCGAACAGGTTGGCGGAGGTGGGTCGGCGGGGTGAGGCGTTGGCGCCGGCGCAGGAGGCGGTGGACCTGTATCGGGAGTTGGTTGCTGTGGCGCCAGATGCCTACCGGCCGGATCTGGCCCTGTCGTTGAATAACTTAGCGGCAAGCCTTGCGGAGGTGGGGCGGCGGGATGAGGCGTTGGCGTTGGCGCAGGAGGCAGCAGACGTGTATCGAGAGTTGGCCGAGGTTGAGCCCGCCCTCTTTGAGAGCACCCGTATTGACGCTGAACGTTTCGTAGCGGGCTTGCAATCAATCCACTGA